From a single Flavobacteriales bacterium genomic region:
- a CDS encoding discoidin domain-containing protein, with amino-acid sequence MAAYTPLFQVDFNHPYYHDGKGRDLYLKPDGNTSLLMRNGRWIWRRLESGYVMLYEYITSGSDPVIGISGDQTLVFSLDHSSPQVFQSFTDLDVITETAVNPSVNQAENKDVTVSSVKDGSSGGENAVDGSNATSWQSEENDDQFIIVDLGQLFRITEIDIKWQKRAETFEIQVAHQPGQWIAISRFEGSNGNNINVSGLAATGRYVRIQCEESNNGKGYGIKELSVFANASYEVTEYTSGKVAYFKNVPASASSDPNNAEIIAQDLIDRIVPAAFNFVYALETPVDTIVEVTGPTGEVFKLTGPDDNTATIIPDDDGVSGHPVRLGSRPSGLYIFTVKTTDESQTLATKRLYYHPELAGTAPLGIVEIAYPGADAHLFGDQEYYALQFDQKATYWTFTIIDKSGQIDFTDADLVIEDDSGDTGNPYATYEFVKGPLDESSTEWAGRNAITFNSKQPIPLFQSPKTGLALKNTSASDPVIISHLNNPAVPGNHIVESKMYVFV; translated from the coding sequence ATGGCTGCATACACTCCATTATTTCAGGTAGATTTCAATCATCCGTATTATCATGATGGGAAGGGACGTGACCTCTATCTGAAACCTGATGGAAATACTTCGCTCCTGATGCGAAATGGTCGCTGGATATGGCGAAGACTGGAATCCGGTTATGTGATGCTATATGAATACATCACCTCCGGCAGTGATCCGGTGATCGGGATATCGGGAGATCAGACCCTCGTGTTCAGCCTTGATCATTCCAGCCCCCAGGTGTTTCAAAGTTTTACAGACCTGGATGTGATCACGGAAACGGCTGTTAATCCATCGGTGAATCAGGCAGAGAATAAGGATGTGACAGTGTCGTCCGTCAAGGATGGTTCCAGTGGAGGTGAAAACGCAGTAGACGGCTCCAACGCCACTTCATGGCAAAGCGAGGAGAATGATGATCAATTCATCATCGTAGATCTTGGACAGTTATTCCGCATCACTGAAATTGATATCAAATGGCAAAAACGTGCGGAGACTTTTGAGATCCAGGTTGCACACCAGCCCGGTCAATGGATTGCCATATCCAGGTTTGAAGGAAGCAACGGCAACAATATCAATGTCTCCGGATTGGCTGCAACCGGCCGGTACGTGAGAATTCAATGTGAGGAAAGCAACAATGGAAAAGGGTATGGTATCAAAGAACTTTCCGTGTTCGCAAATGCCAGCTACGAAGTGACCGAATATACCTCGGGCAAAGTGGCGTATTTTAAAAATGTACCCGCATCCGCCTCATCAGATCCCAATAACGCGGAGATCATCGCACAAGATCTGATCGACAGGATCGTGCCGGCCGCCTTCAACTTTGTATATGCACTCGAAACCCCGGTGGATACGATCGTGGAAGTGACGGGCCCAACAGGAGAGGTTTTCAAATTAACCGGACCGGACGACAATACCGCAACCATCATCCCAGATGATGATGGGGTGTCCGGACATCCCGTGAGATTGGGAAGCAGACCTTCAGGCCTTTACATCTTTACTGTGAAAACAACGGATGAGTCGCAGACCCTTGCCACGAAACGACTCTACTATCATCCCGAACTGGCAGGTACCGCACCACTGGGAATCGTGGAGATTGCATACCCGGGAGCTGATGCCCACCTGTTTGGCGACCAGGAATATTACGCACTACAGTTTGACCAGAAGGCCACCTACTGGACATTCACCATTATAGACAAGTCAGGTCAGATCGATTTCACAGACGCTGATCTGGTCATTGAAGATGACAGCGGTGATACGGGAAATCCTTATGCCACTTACGAATTTGTGAAGGGGCCGTTGGATGAATCCAGTACGGAGTGGGCCGGAAGGAATGCCATCACCTTTAATTCAAAACAACCCATACCCTTGTTCCAGTCGCCCAAAACAGGACTGGCACTCAAGAATACCAGCGCGTCTGATCCCGTGATCATATCGCATTTGAACAATCCCGCCGTACCGGGAAACCATATCGTTGAATCCAAGATGTATGTATTTGTATAA
- a CDS encoding DUF4255 domain-containing protein, which yields MIDKALILLRGEANSYLNLKNGTVEDKIVLSNVATESGSWAIPEDKLGMSLVKVEEERMLKEQNSAHKNPDGKISFYNPELRFNLYALVTANFPNGDTDATSTKYTEGLKQLSYIISFFQQKHVFTPANTPAMAAMGELEKLIVELYYYGFEQQDNLWTVIGAKYLPSVLYKIRVVRFQEAAVKEQGPPILENNLNLIGG from the coding sequence ATGATTGATAAGGCCCTCATACTGCTCAGAGGTGAAGCCAATAGCTATCTGAATTTGAAGAACGGAACGGTTGAAGATAAGATCGTACTGTCCAACGTAGCTACCGAGAGTGGAAGCTGGGCTATTCCGGAAGACAAGCTGGGCATGTCCCTTGTGAAGGTGGAAGAGGAGAGAATGCTGAAGGAACAAAATTCTGCGCACAAAAATCCTGACGGGAAAATATCTTTCTACAATCCGGAACTCCGGTTTAATTTATACGCTTTGGTAACGGCCAATTTCCCAAACGGAGATACCGACGCCACCAGTACAAAATATACGGAAGGGCTCAAGCAGCTTTCCTACATCATCTCTTTTTTCCAGCAGAAACATGTGTTCACGCCCGCCAATACACCGGCCATGGCAGCCATGGGTGAACTGGAAAAGCTGATTGTCGAACTGTACTATTACGGCTTCGAACAACAGGACAACCTTTGGACCGTTATCGGCGCGAAGTACCTCCCTTCTGTGCTGTACAAAATCCGGGTGGTAAGATTCCAGGAAGCAGCGGTCAAAGAACAGGGTCCACCGATCCTGGAAAACAATCTAAATCTGATCGGGGGGTAA
- a CDS encoding phage tail sheath family protein: MPEYKTPGVYVEEISTLPASIAPVATAIPVFIGYTADATRNGEDITDVPTRITSLLEYEQWFGVAKNETFTLRVKDTTEEDADNPGTWLLQSREYEVTLPSESDYKMYYYIQMYFNNGGGPCYIVSVGGTAAGSPAKAALLEGLQKCEMEDEITLITIPEANTLDPADAKELYDAALAQCNKLQDRFVIMDVVTDSAQTVKEDGDDFRDDYVGSTYLKYGAAYYPQLETTINFAYDESALKVNRTVNGAYAAAEDFDDAVITLDAAPANQDSLADIKETATDAYAKLINEIRKIKVKLYPCSAIAGTYARVDRDRGVWKAPANVSLRSVKAPVALVSSEEQEDLNVDANSGKSINAIRNFAGKGILIWGARTLAGNDNEWRYVPVRRFYIFVEESTKKATEFVVFEPNDANTWLRVKGMIENFLVKLWREGALAGAKPEDAFFVKVGLGETMTALDILEGRMNVEIGLAAVRPAEFIILKFSHKLQES; the protein is encoded by the coding sequence ATGCCTGAATACAAAACCCCCGGTGTTTATGTGGAGGAGATATCCACCCTGCCGGCTTCAATTGCACCGGTAGCCACGGCTATCCCCGTCTTCATAGGCTATACTGCCGACGCCACCCGCAATGGAGAAGACATCACCGATGTGCCTACACGCATCACGTCGCTCCTTGAATATGAGCAATGGTTCGGCGTTGCGAAGAACGAAACCTTTACCCTGAGGGTTAAGGATACAACAGAAGAAGATGCCGACAACCCGGGTACCTGGCTGCTTCAAAGCCGGGAGTATGAGGTGACCCTGCCATCTGAAAGTGATTACAAAATGTACTATTACATTCAGATGTATTTCAACAATGGAGGCGGCCCATGTTATATCGTATCCGTGGGAGGCACGGCAGCAGGTTCTCCCGCCAAGGCAGCTCTTCTGGAAGGGCTCCAGAAATGTGAGATGGAAGATGAGATCACACTCATCACCATCCCCGAGGCAAATACATTGGATCCTGCGGATGCCAAAGAATTATACGATGCCGCCCTCGCGCAATGCAACAAACTCCAGGATCGGTTTGTGATCATGGATGTGGTTACCGATAGCGCACAAACTGTGAAAGAGGATGGCGATGATTTTCGCGATGATTATGTAGGAAGTACCTACCTGAAGTATGGTGCCGCGTACTACCCTCAGCTGGAAACCACCATTAATTTCGCCTACGATGAATCCGCTCTGAAAGTGAATCGCACGGTGAACGGAGCATACGCGGCTGCCGAAGATTTTGATGATGCAGTGATCACCCTGGATGCAGCACCTGCCAATCAGGACAGCCTGGCCGATATCAAAGAAACAGCCACCGATGCATACGCCAAACTGATCAATGAGATCCGGAAGATCAAAGTGAAATTATATCCATGCAGCGCTATTGCCGGAACTTATGCCCGCGTCGATCGTGACCGCGGAGTCTGGAAAGCTCCTGCAAATGTCAGCCTGCGTTCTGTAAAAGCTCCCGTTGCACTTGTTTCAAGTGAAGAACAGGAAGACCTGAACGTGGATGCCAACAGCGGTAAATCAATCAACGCTATCCGCAATTTTGCAGGTAAAGGAATCCTGATCTGGGGTGCGCGCACCCTGGCAGGGAATGACAATGAATGGCGATATGTTCCCGTTCGCCGCTTCTACATTTTTGTTGAAGAATCCACCAAAAAGGCAACAGAGTTCGTGGTCTTTGAACCCAATGATGCCAACACCTGGCTCAGGGTAAAAGGCATGATCGAGAACTTCCTCGTGAAACTATGGCGTGAAGGTGCCCTGGCAGGTGCCAAACCCGAAGATGCCTTCTTTGTGAAAGTAGGTCTGGGTGAAACCATGACCGCATTGGATATCCTTGAAGGACGTATGAACGTGGAGATAGGTCTTGCCGCCGTTCGCCCCGCCGAATTTATCATCCTGAAGTTCTCTCATAAGCTGCAGGAATCCTAA